TTATGTAGCAGCAAAACAAGGCGAGCCAGATCCAGAATCAAACCAAGCGTTAAAGGTAGTTCTAGAGCGCGCAAAAACATATAGTGTACCAAAAAACATCATTGATCGTGCCATTGAAAAAGCGAAGGGCGGATCAGAAGAAACATATGATGAGCTTCGCTATGAAGGATTTGGTCCGAACGGATCGATGGTAATCGTTGATGCTCTTACAAACAATGTAAACAGAACAGCTTCAGATGTTCGTGCCGCATTCGGTAAAAACGGCGGAAACATGGGTGTGAGCGGATCTGTTGCTTATATGTTTGACGCAACAGCGGTTATTGGTGTTGAGGACAAAACAGAAGAAGAAGTATTAGAGTTATTGATGGAAGCTGATGTAGATGTTCGTGACATTATTGCAGAAGAAGACTCTGTTATCGTTTATGCAGAGCCAGACCAATTCCATGCTGTGCAAGAAGCATTTAAGACTGCAGGTGTAACAGAGTTTACTGTAGCAGAATTAACAATGCTTGCGCAAAGTGATGTAACGCTTGATGAAGAAGCACAGGCAAAATTTGAAAAAATGATAGATGCTCTAGAAGATTTAGAGGATGTTCGCCAAGTTTATCACAATGTTGACTTAGGAGAATAACAACTTAAGCCTTTCTCGTTATAAGAGAAAGGCTTTTTTATTGCTGCGGCATGCAGCAGTAGTGCATGTAACAATTTGAACTTTCTGGCATTATCGCTAAAGAGATACAAAAAATTTAAGACCATTAAGCAGGCTTTTAAGAGGGAGAGTGAAAATAGTGAACCGTCATTTTTTTGCTTTCGGAAGCGGACCGCCTTTTACAGACAAATTGGCTGAAAAGTATATCGAGCTGACTAGCGGGGGACCGATTGCTATTATTTTAGTAGAACGGGAAGATTGGCAATCTTTTATGCCTAACTATACGAAGCGACTAATAGCAAGTGGTCATGACAGATTTTCCTATATTCCGCTGCCAACTATTCAAGAGAAACAAGCAGTAGCAGAAATCAAAAAAAGCGGAGGTATCATTCTGTGCGGCGGAGAGACTGACCGTTATGCAGACTATATTGTCGATACAGCAATAGGTGCCGCTATTAAAGCAGTGTATGACCAAGGAGTACCAGTTGCGGGATTTTCAGCAGGAGCTTTAATCAGTCCACAACAAACAAGCATATCAGCTAAAGACAATAGAGAGAATGCCTTTGTCGAAAGAAAGGGCATCGGACTATTAGAAAATATTTTTTTAGCAGTTCATTTTTCAGAGTGGGATGAGGAAAGCCATTTACAGCAACTAGCAGCAAAGCATCCATCCTCTATTCATTACGGAATCGATGAAAACACAGGGGTGTATTTTCATAATGGCAGATTGGCGACAACCGAAGGCAGGGGAGTTTATCAAATGGTAGACGGCAAATGCAGGAAGCTGCCTGGATAAAAAAATAGAGAGTACGAATGTACTCTCTAACGATTCTTACTTTTCAGCTGCTTCATTGACCATTTCCAATAATTCATCATAGCTGTTGCCTTCAAATTTTACTCCATTAACATAAATGGATGGCGTGCCAGTAATGTTCAAGCTTTTCACATCATCCATATCATCTTGGAGAGAACTTTTGTATGTTTCATTTTGGAAGGCCTCTGTTACTTTCGTAGCGTCTTCATCAGATACACCAGCATCCTTCAAACGGTCTGTTAAGAATTCTTCCGTATACGTTTCGACTGTTTCATTGTCAGGCTGATTAGCGTAGACAGAATCATGGAATTTCCAGAATATCTCATCACCAAGTTCATTAAAAACAGTTTCGCCGTACAAGGCAGCAGTCGTAGAATCTGCATGAATAAACGGATAGTTCATGTAATAGAATTTAGCTTTTCCAGTGTCGATCAAGTTTTCCTTTAAAACTGGGAAAAAGGACTCGTTAAAGTTTTTGCAGACAGGACAGCGGTAGTCCCCAAATTCAACGATGCTCACGCTCGCTGATTCTTCACCTATAACAGGCTGATTGTCATAATCAAAA
This DNA window, taken from Niallia sp. Man26, encodes the following:
- a CDS encoding Type 1 glutamine amidotransferase-like domain-containing protein, with protein sequence MNRHFFAFGSGPPFTDKLAEKYIELTSGGPIAIILVEREDWQSFMPNYTKRLIASGHDRFSYIPLPTIQEKQAVAEIKKSGGIILCGGETDRYADYIVDTAIGAAIKAVYDQGVPVAGFSAGALISPQQTSISAKDNRENAFVERKGIGLLENIFLAVHFSEWDEESHLQQLAAKHPSSIHYGIDENTGVYFHNGRLATTEGRGVYQMVDGKCRKLPG
- a CDS encoding YebC/PmpR family DNA-binding transcriptional regulator, encoding MGRKWNNIKEKKASKDANTSRIYAKFGREIYVAAKQGEPDPESNQALKVVLERAKTYSVPKNIIDRAIEKAKGGSEETYDELRYEGFGPNGSMVIVDALTNNVNRTASDVRAAFGKNGGNMGVSGSVAYMFDATAVIGVEDKTEEEVLELLMEADVDVRDIIAEEDSVIVYAEPDQFHAVQEAFKTAGVTEFTVAELTMLAQSDVTLDEEAQAKFEKMIDALEDLEDVRQVYHNVDLGE
- a CDS encoding thioredoxin domain-containing protein, whose translation is MAKTKKKQNNMQSKKNKPSSFIYWIIGIVVACIAGLIILANLPEEGFDFDYDNQPVIGEESASVSIVEFGDYRCPVCKNFNESFFPVLKENLIDTGKAKFYYMNYPFIHADSTTAALYGETVFNELGDEIFWKFHDSVYANQPDNETVETYTEEFLTDRLKDAGVSDEDATKVTEAFQNETYKSSLQDDMDDVKSLNITGTPSIYVNGVKFEGNSYDELLEMVNEAAEK